In the genome of Variibacter gotjawalensis, one region contains:
- the ptsN gene encoding PTS IIA-like nitrogen regulatory protein PtsN, translating into MPVTDLVTPHAVIPALKVVGKKQALQELAEKAAELTGQNERAVLEVLMQRERLGSTAVGNGIAIPHGKLPKLDKLFGLFARLGRPIDFEALDNQPVDLVFLLLAPEGAGADHLKALARVARLLREPAVAKKLRESEDAEALYAVLTAPAA; encoded by the coding sequence ATGCCGGTCACTGACCTCGTCACACCCCACGCCGTGATTCCGGCGTTGAAGGTCGTCGGCAAAAAGCAAGCTCTGCAGGAGCTCGCCGAGAAAGCCGCAGAGCTGACCGGACAGAACGAGCGCGCTGTGCTCGAAGTTCTCATGCAGCGCGAGCGTCTTGGTTCGACCGCGGTCGGCAACGGCATTGCGATCCCGCACGGCAAGCTGCCGAAGCTCGACAAGCTATTCGGTTTGTTCGCGCGGCTCGGCCGCCCGATCGACTTCGAAGCGCTCGATAATCAACCGGTCGATCTCGTGTTCCTGCTGCTCGCGCCGGAAGGCGCCGGCGCGGACCATCTCAAAGCGCTTGCGCGTGTCGCACGCTTGCTGCGCGAACCGGCTGTCGCGAAGAAGCTGCGCGAGTCGGAAGACGCCGAGGCGCTCTACGCCGTGCTGACGGCTCCGGCGGCATGA
- the lptB gene encoding LPS export ABC transporter ATP-binding protein, translating to MLSRLLRRNGGSSGQAGRAPAPQAADDGVDHYLAAHGVEKSFGRRKVVKGASLYVRRGEAVGLLGPNGAGKTTIFYMVTGLIKADAGMIELDGNDITGLPMYQRARLGIGYLPQEASIFRGLSVEDNIRAVLEAVEPNRDKREAELDELLEEFHITRLRKTPSIALSGGERRRCEIARALATRPTYMLLDEPFAGIDPIAVGDIQTLVKHLTTRGIGVLITDHNVRETLGLTDRAYIIYSGEVLMEGTPNDIVSNPDVRRLYLGEEFRL from the coding sequence ATGCTGAGTCGGTTGCTGCGTCGAAACGGTGGATCATCGGGACAGGCTGGACGCGCGCCTGCGCCTCAAGCCGCCGACGACGGCGTCGATCACTATCTCGCAGCACATGGCGTCGAGAAGAGCTTCGGCCGCCGCAAGGTCGTGAAGGGCGCGAGCCTCTACGTTCGGCGCGGCGAGGCCGTCGGCCTGCTCGGCCCGAACGGCGCCGGCAAGACGACGATCTTCTACATGGTCACCGGCCTAATCAAAGCCGACGCCGGGATGATCGAGCTCGACGGCAACGACATTACGGGCCTGCCGATGTATCAACGCGCCCGCCTCGGCATCGGTTATCTGCCGCAGGAAGCCTCGATTTTTCGCGGGCTCAGCGTCGAGGACAACATTCGCGCCGTGTTGGAAGCTGTCGAACCGAACCGCGACAAGCGCGAAGCAGAGCTCGACGAGCTGCTCGAAGAATTTCACATCACGCGGTTGCGCAAAACACCGTCGATCGCACTTTCGGGCGGTGAGCGGCGGCGCTGCGAGATTGCGCGCGCCTTGGCGACGCGGCCGACCTACATGCTGCTCGACGAACCGTTCGCCGGCATCGACCCGATTGCGGTCGGAGATATTCAGACTCTTGTGAAGCACTTAACCACGCGCGGGATCGGAGTCTTGATCACCGATCACAACGTGCGCGAAACTCTTGGCCTCACCGACCGCGCCTACATCATCTATTCGGGCGAAGTGTTGATGGAAGGCACGCCGAACGACATCGTCAGCAACCCGGATGTCCGCCGTCTTTACCTTGGTGAGGAATTCCGGCTGTAG
- the rpoN gene encoding RNA polymerase factor sigma-54, with the protein MALSQRLEIRQGQALVMTPQLMQAIKLLQLSSLDLSAYVEAELEKNPLLERADAEPSNDVPENEAPASDREFADGEPDSSDWMGESLDVSRDSIEQRLDTSLENVFPSELPDQPARASTNELPAVSEWANVGSGGRDGDDFGLESFAAAEISLRDHLSEQMALALTSPVDRLIGAHLIDMVDEAGYISGELAPIAEKLGAEAAHVERVLSVLQTLDPAGVCARNLAECLELQLRDRNRFDPAMAVLIANLELIAKRDYAQLRKLCGVDDEDIAEMVGEIRQLNPKPGHAFGSTLVQPVIPDVLVRPAQDGSWQVELNNDTLPKVLLNQSYFAQVSKGVLKPGEKAYLSECMQNGTWLVRALDQRARTILKVATEIVRQQDGFFALGVQHLRPLSLRVIADAIGMHESTVSRVTANKYMATTRGIFELKYFFTSSIASADGGDAHSAEAVRFRIKNLIDGEGVSDILSDDTIVTRLRDAGIDIARRTVAKYREAMRIPSSVQRRRDKQALGQAFGRTA; encoded by the coding sequence ATGGCACTTTCACAGAGACTGGAAATTCGACAGGGCCAAGCCCTTGTTATGACGCCGCAATTGATGCAGGCGATCAAACTCTTGCAGCTGTCTAGTCTTGACCTCTCGGCCTATGTCGAGGCCGAGCTCGAAAAGAACCCGCTGCTTGAACGGGCAGATGCCGAACCGAGCAATGACGTGCCTGAAAATGAGGCACCGGCTTCGGATCGCGAATTTGCCGATGGCGAGCCCGACAGCAGCGACTGGATGGGCGAAAGCCTCGACGTCAGCCGCGACAGCATCGAGCAGCGCCTCGACACCAGCCTCGAAAACGTCTTCCCGAGCGAATTGCCCGACCAGCCTGCCCGTGCTTCGACGAACGAGCTGCCTGCCGTCTCCGAATGGGCGAACGTCGGCTCCGGCGGCCGCGACGGCGACGATTTCGGCCTTGAGTCTTTCGCCGCCGCGGAGATCTCCCTGCGCGATCATCTCTCCGAGCAAATGGCGCTTGCCCTCACTTCCCCGGTCGACCGGCTGATCGGCGCGCATCTCATCGATATGGTCGACGAGGCCGGCTACATCAGCGGCGAACTCGCGCCGATCGCCGAGAAGCTCGGCGCGGAGGCCGCGCATGTCGAGCGCGTTCTATCGGTTCTGCAAACGCTCGATCCGGCAGGCGTCTGTGCACGCAATCTCGCCGAATGTCTCGAGCTGCAGCTCAGAGATCGCAATCGCTTCGATCCCGCGATGGCTGTGCTGATTGCCAACCTGGAGCTGATCGCGAAGCGCGACTACGCGCAGTTGCGCAAGCTTTGCGGCGTCGACGATGAAGACATCGCCGAGATGGTCGGCGAGATCCGCCAGCTCAATCCGAAGCCGGGTCACGCGTTCGGTTCGACGCTCGTACAGCCTGTCATCCCTGACGTTCTCGTGCGCCCCGCGCAGGACGGTAGCTGGCAAGTCGAACTCAACAACGACACGCTGCCGAAGGTGCTGCTCAACCAGAGCTACTTCGCGCAGGTCTCGAAAGGCGTGCTCAAGCCGGGCGAAAAGGCCTACCTCTCCGAGTGCATGCAGAACGGCACGTGGCTCGTTCGCGCGCTCGATCAGCGCGCCCGCACGATCCTCAAGGTCGCCACCGAAATCGTGCGTCAGCAGGACGGCTTCTTCGCGCTCGGCGTGCAGCACCTGCGTCCACTCAGCCTGCGCGTGATCGCGGACGCGATCGGAATGCACGAGTCGACGGTCTCGCGTGTCACCGCCAACAAATACATGGCGACCACGCGCGGCATCTTCGAGCTGAAGTACTTCTTCACCTCGTCGATCGCGTCGGCTGACGGCGGAGATGCGCATTCGGCAGAAGCCGTTCGCTTCCGCATCAAAAACTTGATCGATGGTGAAGGCGTTAGCGACATTTTGTCCGACGATACGATCGTGACCCGTCTGCGCGATGCCGGAATCGACATTGCGCGGCGAACTGTCGCGAAATATCGCGAAGCGATGCGAATCCCCTCCTCGGTGCAACGCAGACGCGATAAGCAAGCGCTCGGTCAAGCCTTTGGACGCACGGCCTGA
- the rpsD gene encoding 30S ribosomal protein S4, translating into MTKRSNAKYKLDRRMGENIWGRPKSPVNKREYGPGQHGQRRKGKVSDYGVQLRAKQKLRGYYANISEKQFRRTYDEAIRMKGDSGANMIGLLERRLDAVVYRAKFVPTVWAARQFVNHGHVKVNGRRVNIASYQVKVGDVVEVKEASKQLAIVIEATQLAERDVPDYIEVDHSKMTAKYARIPQLNEVPYAVMMEPHLVVEYYSR; encoded by the coding sequence ATGACCAAGCGCAGTAACGCTAAGTACAAGCTCGATCGCCGTATGGGCGAGAACATCTGGGGCCGTCCGAAGAGCCCCGTCAACAAGCGTGAATACGGCCCGGGCCAGCACGGCCAGCGCCGCAAGGGCAAAGTCTCCGATTACGGCGTGCAGCTCCGCGCTAAGCAGAAGCTTCGCGGCTACTACGCCAACATCTCCGAGAAGCAGTTCCGCCGCACCTACGACGAAGCCATCCGCATGAAGGGCGACTCGGGCGCCAACATGATCGGCCTCCTGGAGCGCCGTCTCGACGCCGTCGTCTATCGCGCAAAGTTCGTCCCGACCGTTTGGGCCGCCCGCCAGTTCGTCAACCACGGCCACGTCAAGGTCAACGGTCGCCGCGTCAACATCGCGAGCTATCAGGTGAAGGTCGGCGACGTGGTCGAGGTCAAGGAAGCCTCGAAGCAGCTCGCCATCGTTATCGAGGCGACCCAGCTCGCCGAGCGCGACGTGCCGGATTACATCGAGGTCGACCACTCGAAGATGACCGCGAAATACGCGCGCATCCCGCAGCTCAACGAAGTGCCGTATGCGGTCATGATGGAACCGCATCTGGTCGTCGAGTATTACTCGCGCTAA
- a CDS encoding LptA/OstA family protein, whose translation MMRGLLRQIVTATALCAALGVAQAQEFNPGEPIKITSRTSSINETNGAATYAGDVSAMQGSLVFEADKLTVFYAGGKVPAVGDFVPADQVTRIEGAGGVFVTFNDQVGSANAVVYDLKAKTITLIGNARATQGDNVTTGSRVMFNIATGVTPVGPEQRGDLPAAVQPAAPGVLR comes from the coding sequence ATGATGCGAGGCTTACTCCGGCAGATCGTGACGGCGACGGCGCTCTGCGCGGCACTCGGTGTAGCGCAAGCGCAAGAGTTCAATCCCGGCGAGCCGATCAAGATCACGTCGCGCACGTCGAGCATCAACGAGACGAACGGCGCCGCGACTTATGCCGGCGACGTCAGCGCAATGCAGGGCTCCCTGGTGTTCGAAGCGGACAAGCTGACGGTGTTTTACGCCGGCGGTAAGGTGCCGGCTGTCGGCGACTTCGTACCGGCTGATCAGGTCACGCGTATTGAAGGCGCTGGCGGCGTATTCGTCACATTCAACGATCAGGTCGGATCGGCGAATGCGGTCGTGTATGATCTGAAGGCGAAGACGATTACGCTCATCGGCAATGCCCGAGCGACACAAGGCGACAACGTCACGACCGGCAGTCGCGTCATGTTCAATATTGCGACTGGAGTGACGCCGGTCGGTCCGGAGCAGCGCGGGGATCTTCCGGCCGCTGTTCAGCCGGCGGCGCCCGGAGTTCTACGATGA
- the rpe gene encoding ribulose-phosphate 3-epimerase produces MTRPLLIAPSILASDFSRLGEELRAIDAAGADYIHLDIMDGRFVPNISFGPDIVKALRPHSKKVFDTHLMITPCDPYLEAFAKAGSDIITVHVESGPHVHRSLQAIRALGKKAGVTLNPGTPVSTIENVIDLVDLILVMSVNPGFGGQKFITSQLDKIAQVAALANGRPIDIEVDGGVTAENAHQVARAGANVLVAGSAVFKGGTEAAYRANIAAIRNAAAHARGEAA; encoded by the coding sequence ATGACGCGCCCTCTTCTCATCGCGCCGTCGATCCTGGCGTCCGATTTCTCTCGCCTTGGCGAAGAGCTACGCGCGATCGATGCGGCAGGTGCCGACTACATTCACCTCGACATCATGGACGGGCGGTTTGTGCCGAACATCTCGTTCGGTCCGGATATCGTGAAGGCGTTGCGGCCGCATTCGAAGAAAGTCTTCGACACGCATTTGATGATCACGCCGTGCGATCCGTATCTCGAAGCCTTCGCGAAAGCCGGCAGCGACATCATCACGGTGCATGTCGAGTCCGGCCCGCATGTGCATCGCTCGCTGCAGGCGATCCGCGCGCTCGGCAAGAAGGCTGGCGTGACGCTTAATCCCGGCACGCCGGTGAGCACGATCGAGAACGTCATCGATCTCGTCGATCTCATTCTGGTGATGTCGGTGAATCCGGGTTTCGGCGGACAGAAGTTCATCACGTCGCAGCTCGATAAGATCGCGCAGGTCGCCGCGCTCGCGAACGGCCGCCCGATCGACATCGAAGTCGACGGCGGCGTGACGGCTGAAAATGCGCATCAGGTGGCGCGCGCCGGAGCCAACGTGCTGGTCGCAGGTTCGGCCGTGTTCAAGGGCGGCACCGAAGCCGCCTATCGCGCCAACATCGCCGCGATCCGCAATGCCGCCGCGCATGCGCGGGGCGAAGCCGCTTAG
- the hpf gene encoding ribosome hibernation-promoting factor, HPF/YfiA family: MSFRVSGKNLDIGEALRERVSARIAEAMEKHFQAGHTGHATVSRDGFGFRTECTIHLQSGITLEAEAMAADPYASADQAAERIEKRLRRYKRRLKDRSAQRANGHAATAEAINAATYVLAAPEHDDDETAVEFNPVVVAESTTALKLLPVSEAVLELDLTGAAVIVFRHAGNGRVNIVYRRPDGHIGWVDPPAMAVDAKH, encoded by the coding sequence ATGTCATTTCGCGTTTCGGGAAAGAATCTCGACATTGGCGAAGCTCTGCGTGAGCGCGTTAGCGCACGGATCGCAGAAGCGATGGAAAAGCATTTTCAAGCCGGACATACCGGCCACGCGACCGTATCCCGCGACGGCTTCGGCTTTCGCACCGAATGCACGATTCACTTGCAGTCCGGCATCACGCTGGAAGCCGAAGCGATGGCGGCGGACCCTTACGCGAGTGCGGATCAGGCCGCCGAGCGAATCGAAAAGCGTCTTCGCCGCTATAAGCGCCGTCTGAAGGATCGCAGCGCGCAGCGCGCCAACGGACATGCCGCAACCGCCGAAGCGATCAATGCCGCAACCTACGTTTTGGCAGCGCCGGAGCACGACGACGACGAAACAGCTGTGGAATTCAATCCGGTCGTCGTCGCCGAATCGACCACCGCGCTGAAGCTGCTTCCGGTCAGTGAAGCGGTTCTGGAACTCGACTTAACTGGTGCTGCGGTCATCGTTTTCCGTCACGCCGGCAATGGCCGAGTGAACATTGTTTATCGTCGTCCGGATGGCCATATCGGGTGGGTCGATCCGCCCGCTATGGCTGTCGACGCGAAGCATTGA
- a CDS encoding RBBP9/YdeN family alpha/beta hydrolase yields the protein MRTSDADILILPGWTGSGPDHWQTRWENKLTTARRVAQHDWEKPVLNAWVARLAEAVEEATRPVVLVAHSLGINTVLAGCDLIDEKVVGAYLVAPVATPSDGLRADVDPAFFEIPPRALPFPSVLIGSASDPLCTVEQAEQMAAAFGSEFVNAGDVGHMNTASGHGPWPDGLLRFGKFLSKLTIEPGPTAEPPYAKP from the coding sequence ATGCGAACCTCTGACGCCGACATCCTCATCCTTCCGGGCTGGACCGGTTCGGGCCCCGATCACTGGCAGACGCGGTGGGAGAACAAACTCACCACCGCGCGGCGGGTGGCTCAGCACGACTGGGAAAAGCCGGTGCTGAATGCGTGGGTGGCGCGGCTCGCCGAAGCCGTCGAGGAAGCGACGCGGCCAGTCGTGCTTGTCGCGCATTCGCTCGGCATCAACACGGTGTTGGCGGGGTGCGATCTCATCGACGAAAAAGTCGTCGGCGCCTATCTGGTCGCGCCGGTCGCGACGCCGAGCGATGGGCTGCGCGCCGACGTCGATCCAGCCTTCTTCGAGATTCCGCCGCGGGCGCTCCCCTTCCCGTCCGTGCTGATCGGCAGCGCGAGCGATCCGCTCTGCACGGTCGAGCAGGCCGAGCAGATGGCCGCCGCCTTCGGCTCCGAATTCGTGAATGCGGGCGATGTCGGTCACATGAACACGGCATCCGGGCATGGGCCGTGGCCGGACGGGCTGCTGCGCTTCGGCAAATTCCTCTCGAAGCTGACCATCGAGCCCGGCCCCACGGCGGAGCCGCCGTATGCCAAGCCTTAA
- the murI gene encoding glutamate racemase produces MLSHPTILVFDSGVGGLTVFREVAKARPDARFIYAADDALFPYGALPEDKLVARVTALMRGYIDRYSPDLIVIACNTASTIVLPELRKTFAVPFVGTVPAIKPACALSQTKRVSVLGTEATAKREYTQALIREFATGCKVNVVGSALLAPYAERELKGDPVSDAELAEAIAPAFKDDGIARTDTLVLACTHFPLLTERMRRVAPWPVTYIDPAPAIARRVVSLVGPQKPSPRLDAFAEFTSGARPDLDSALATFNLKASIHA; encoded by the coding sequence GTGCTGAGCCACCCGACCATTTTGGTGTTCGATTCCGGCGTCGGCGGGCTGACCGTGTTCCGCGAGGTCGCGAAAGCGCGGCCGGACGCGCGCTTCATCTACGCGGCTGACGACGCGCTATTTCCGTATGGCGCCTTGCCGGAAGACAAGCTGGTTGCCCGTGTGACCGCGCTGATGCGCGGCTATATCGATCGCTACAGCCCGGACCTCATCGTCATCGCCTGCAATACGGCGTCGACGATCGTGCTGCCGGAGCTGCGCAAAACTTTCGCGGTGCCCTTCGTCGGCACGGTGCCGGCGATCAAGCCGGCCTGCGCGCTGTCGCAGACGAAGCGCGTCTCCGTGCTCGGCACCGAGGCGACGGCGAAGCGCGAATACACGCAGGCGCTGATCCGTGAATTCGCCACCGGCTGCAAAGTGAATGTCGTCGGTTCGGCTTTGCTCGCGCCCTACGCGGAACGCGAACTCAAGGGCGATCCGGTCTCCGACGCAGAGCTGGCAGAAGCCATCGCGCCGGCCTTCAAGGACGACGGGATCGCGCGCACCGACACGCTGGTGCTTGCCTGCACGCATTTCCCGCTGCTCACCGAGCGCATGCGGCGCGTCGCGCCGTGGCCGGTGACCTATATCGATCCGGCGCCCGCCATCGCGCGCCGCGTGGTCTCGCTGGTCGGGCCGCAAAAGCCGTCGCCAAGGCTGGATGCTTTTGCGGAATTTACGTCGGGCGCCCGCCCGGACCTGGATTCGGCGCTAGCGACCTTCAATCTTAAGGCGAGCATTCACGCTTAA
- a CDS encoding BolA/IbaG family iron-sulfur metabolism protein → MPMTASDIERLIKEHIPDANVAIRDLAGDGDHYAATVTAESFRGKSRVQQHQVVYAALKGEMGGALHALALQTGVPE, encoded by the coding sequence ATGCCGATGACCGCTTCCGATATCGAGCGCCTGATCAAGGAGCACATTCCGGACGCTAACGTTGCGATCCGCGATTTGGCGGGCGACGGCGATCACTATGCCGCGACCGTCACGGCGGAAAGTTTTCGCGGCAAATCCCGCGTTCAGCAGCATCAGGTTGTCTATGCGGCGCTGAAGGGAGAAATGGGCGGTGCTTTGCACGCGCTGGCGCTCCAAACCGGGGTGCCCGAGTAG
- the purB gene encoding adenylosuccinate lyase, whose protein sequence is MIPRYSRPEMAAIWSPQTRFRIWFEIEAHAADAMAELGLIPKESAKVIWAKGGPATFDVDRIDAIERETKHDVIAFLTHLSEIVGPDARFVHQGMTSSDVLDTCFNVQLARATDILLADLEALLVAIKRRAIEHKMTPTVGRSHGIHAEPTTFGLKLAQAYAEFSRNRERLVHAREDIATCAISGAVGTFAQVDPRIEAHVAAKLGLKPEPVSTQVIPRDRHAMYFATLGVIASSIERLSTEVRHLQRSEVNEAEEFFSVGQKGSSAMPHKRNPVLSENLTGLARMVRAYVTPALENVALWHERDISHSSVERMIGPDATVTLDFALVRLTGLVDKLVVYPENMLKNLDRQGGLVHSQRVLLALTQKGVSREDSYKWVQRNAMRAWLGEGDFLTFLKGDADVREKMSEKELDALFDLEHHLKHVDTIFARVFG, encoded by the coding sequence ATGATCCCGCGCTATTCCCGGCCCGAAATGGCGGCCATCTGGTCGCCGCAGACGCGTTTCCGCATCTGGTTCGAGATCGAGGCGCATGCGGCCGATGCGATGGCCGAACTCGGCCTCATCCCGAAAGAATCCGCTAAGGTGATTTGGGCGAAAGGCGGCCCGGCGACGTTCGATGTCGACCGCATCGACGCGATCGAACGCGAGACGAAACACGACGTCATCGCTTTCCTCACGCATCTCTCCGAGATCGTTGGACCCGACGCACGTTTCGTGCATCAGGGCATGACGTCGTCGGATGTGCTCGACACCTGCTTCAACGTCCAGCTCGCGCGCGCGACCGATATTCTGCTCGCCGACCTCGAGGCGCTGCTCGTCGCGATCAAGCGCCGCGCCATCGAACACAAAATGACGCCAACGGTCGGCCGCTCGCATGGCATCCACGCGGAGCCGACGACGTTCGGTTTGAAACTCGCGCAGGCTTACGCAGAATTCTCGCGCAACCGCGAACGTCTCGTGCATGCGCGCGAAGATATCGCGACCTGCGCAATCTCGGGCGCGGTCGGGACATTCGCGCAAGTCGATCCGCGCATCGAAGCGCATGTCGCGGCGAAGCTCGGCCTCAAGCCTGAGCCGGTGTCGACGCAGGTGATCCCGCGCGATCGCCACGCGATGTATTTCGCGACGCTCGGCGTGATCGCGTCGTCGATCGAACGCCTCTCCACCGAGGTACGTCACCTGCAGCGTTCGGAAGTGAACGAAGCTGAAGAGTTTTTCTCGGTCGGGCAGAAGGGCTCGTCCGCGATGCCGCACAAGCGCAATCCGGTGCTGTCGGAGAATCTCACCGGGCTCGCCCGCATGGTCCGCGCTTACGTCACGCCGGCGCTCGAGAACGTCGCGCTCTGGCACGAGCGCGATATCTCGCATTCGTCGGTCGAGCGCATGATCGGCCCGGACGCGACGGTGACGCTCGACTTCGCGCTCGTCCGCCTTACGGGATTGGTCGACAAGCTCGTCGTCTATCCGGAGAACATGCTGAAGAATCTCGATCGCCAAGGCGGTCTCGTTCATTCGCAGCGCGTGCTGCTCGCGCTGACGCAGAAGGGTGTGTCGCGCGAGGACTCGTACAAGTGGGTCCAGCGCAACGCTATGCGCGCGTGGCTCGGTGAAGGCGATTTCCTCACCTTCCTCAAAGGCGACGCCGACGTGCGCGAAAAGATGTCCGAGAAAGAACTCGACGCGCTGTTCGATCTCGAGCATCACCTCAAACACGTCGATACGATTTTCGCGCGCGTGTTCGGCTAG
- a CDS encoding YegJ family protein — MNYDFDKAAMEVALKEAKRTLPMFLEAFEKKNAGRFYVKVLMACPDPDGGEYIWIDDLNRVGDDFTGRYANVPGCREDVRRGSPLRFKRDDIVDWSFMRDGKMHGSYSTRVTLKDMSPSEADEYRRILAPLPD, encoded by the coding sequence GTGAACTACGACTTCGACAAAGCCGCAATGGAAGTGGCTTTGAAAGAAGCCAAGCGAACACTACCGATGTTCCTCGAAGCGTTCGAGAAAAAGAACGCCGGGCGCTTTTATGTCAAAGTGCTGATGGCATGTCCTGATCCGGACGGCGGCGAATATATCTGGATCGACGATCTCAATAGGGTTGGCGACGACTTCACTGGTCGTTACGCAAATGTGCCGGGTTGCCGAGAGGACGTACGCCGAGGTTCACCTCTTCGTTTCAAGCGAGACGACATCGTCGATTGGTCGTTTATGCGCGATGGCAAGATGCACGGATCATATTCGACGCGCGTCACGCTCAAAGATATGTCGCCTAGCGAGGCCGACGAGTATCGGAGAATCCTAGCGCCGCTGCCCGACTAA
- the grxD gene encoding Grx4 family monothiol glutaredoxin produces the protein MSINAFIDNEVKSQDVVVFMKGTPQFPMCGFSGQVVQILDHLGVAYKGVNVLDSNELRDGIKAYSNWPTIPQIYVKGEFVGGCDIVREMFQAGELQSLLAEKGVAVSVTA, from the coding sequence ATGAGCATCAACGCCTTTATCGACAATGAAGTGAAGAGCCAGGACGTCGTCGTGTTCATGAAGGGCACGCCGCAATTCCCGATGTGCGGGTTCTCGGGCCAGGTCGTTCAAATTCTCGACCACCTGGGCGTTGCCTATAAAGGCGTCAACGTCCTCGACTCGAACGAGCTGCGCGACGGCATCAAGGCCTATTCGAACTGGCCGACGATCCCGCAGATCTACGTGAAGGGCGAATTCGTAGGCGGCTGCGACATCGTCCGCGAGATGTTCCAGGCCGGCGAACTGCAGAGCCTGCTGGCCGAAAAGGGCGTCGCCGTCAGCGTCACGGCCTAA
- a CDS encoding LptA/OstA family protein: MMSRGLWYTGLICAALAFAAPSAFAQPQNNSGNKGMPGGFSQNKGQPINITAQELEVRDKDKVATFKGKVRAVQGDSVLETAHLVVFYEGDAMGSGSAQRTPAPAAPSGGGNSQIKRLEAKGGVILTQKDQVATGNEAIYDMQANTVLLIGDATATQGDNVITGDRINVNMTTGVTKVIPKPGGTVSTIFKPNDAQNKPEVPKPAAPLPAPQRAPNAAPKQNGSSATGTSNRPAQTAPRRDASQPTPLRQ, translated from the coding sequence ATGATGTCCCGCGGTCTTTGGTACACCGGGTTGATTTGCGCCGCGCTCGCATTCGCGGCGCCGAGCGCTTTTGCGCAGCCGCAGAACAATTCCGGCAACAAGGGCATGCCAGGCGGCTTCTCGCAGAACAAAGGTCAGCCGATCAACATCACGGCGCAAGAACTCGAAGTTCGCGACAAGGACAAGGTCGCAACCTTCAAGGGCAAAGTTCGCGCGGTGCAGGGCGACTCGGTGCTCGAGACTGCACATCTTGTCGTTTTCTACGAGGGCGATGCGATGGGCAGCGGTAGCGCTCAGCGCACTCCTGCCCCAGCAGCACCGAGTGGTGGCGGGAACAGCCAAATCAAGCGACTCGAGGCAAAGGGCGGCGTGATCCTGACGCAGAAGGATCAAGTCGCGACCGGCAACGAAGCGATCTACGACATGCAGGCCAACACGGTTCTGTTGATCGGCGACGCGACCGCGACGCAAGGCGACAACGTCATTACGGGTGATCGGATCAACGTCAACATGACGACCGGTGTGACGAAGGTTATTCCCAAGCCGGGCGGAACCGTCAGCACGATTTTCAAGCCAAACGACGCGCAGAACAAGCCGGAAGTTCCGAAGCCGGCGGCGCCCCTGCCCGCTCCGCAGCGCGCTCCAAATGCCGCTCCGAAACAAAACGGCTCGTCCGCAACCGGAACGAGCAATCGCCCGGCGCAGACAGCGCCACGCCGCGATGCGTCGCAGCCGACACCGCTGCGGCAATAG